Proteins encoded by one window of Rutidosis leptorrhynchoides isolate AG116_Rl617_1_P2 chromosome 7, CSIRO_AGI_Rlap_v1, whole genome shotgun sequence:
- the LOC139857622 gene encoding WAT1-related protein At3g28050-like, giving the protein MGGGMKSFVENVLPFAAMVIVETGEVGMVTLAKSALNDGLSSLVYVVYYNALGTILLLPNFIIHSYRNNRPPLTLSVLSKLFVLGLLGICFLQIFGYAGVNYSSPTLAAALGNLIPAFTFLLAIIFRIEKFDIRKSTSQAKALGTFVAISGACVMTFYQGPALVKLFIDHVSHKNLLLATESNWVLGGLLIGIACISSSLWNVFQTATVKEYPDEITVVFLFCCFGTLQCAIFTLIYERHVDVWILQTRTEWISIVFSALFGTAIRSSVITWCLRKRGPVFVSMFKPISMVIAVIMGIIFLGDVLHLGSVIGAVIIAPGVYTVLWGQAKERNLAINNVSRLESSTENTPLLLQQ; this is encoded by the exons ATGGGAGGGGGGATGAAGTCATTTGTGGAAAACGTGTTGCCATTTGCGGCTATGGTGATTGTAGAAACTGGTGAAGTGGGGATGGTTACATTAGCGAAATCGGCCTTGAACGATGGACTGAGTAGTCTCGTGTATGTTGTTTACTATAATGCCCTTGGCACCATCCTTCTTCTTCCAAATTTCATCATCCACAGCTACAG AAATAATCGACCCCCTCTTACTTTATCAGTCCTTTCTAAACTCTTTGTCCTTGGCCTTTTGGG GATTTGTTTTCTGCAGATATTTGGGTATGCTGGTGTCAACTATAGCTCGCCAACTCTAGCGGCTGCGTTGGGCAACTTGATTCCAGCTTTTACGTTCCTGCTTGCTATCATCTTTAG GATCGAAAAATTTGATATAAGAAAATCGACAAGCCAAGCGAAAGCGTTAGGCACCTTTGTGGCCATTTCGGGAGCATGTGTGATGACGTTTTATCAAGGTCCAGCTTTAGTCAAGTTATTTATTGATCATGTTTCGCACAAAAATCTACTTTTGGCAACAGAATCAAATTGGGTGCTTGGTGGTTTACTTATTGGAATTGCCTGCATTTCCTCTTCCTTATGGAATGTTTTTCAG ACAGCAACAGTAAAGGAGTATCCAGATGAAATTACTGTTGTTTTCTTGTTTTGCTGCTTTGGGACACTTCAGTGTGCAATTTTTACCTTAATTTATGAACGACATGTCGATGTTTGGATTCTGCAAACTCGTACAGAGTGGATATCTATTGTTTTTTCA GCACTATTTGGTACTGCAATCCGTAGCAGTGTTATAACATGGTGCTTACGAAAAAGGGGCCCGGTTTTTGTCTCGATGTTCAAACCCATATCAATGGTGATTGCAGTAATCATGGGGATCATTTTTCTTGGTGATGTTCTTCATTTGGGCAG TGTGATTGGAGCAGTAATAATTGCTCCAGGAGTTTATACGGTTTTATGGGGACAAGCCAAAGAACGTAATTTGGCAATAAACAATGTTTCAAGACTCGAATCTTCAACAGAAAATACCCCTCTCCTACTACAACAATGA
- the LOC139857623 gene encoding WAT1-related protein At3g28050-like, whose amino-acid sequence MGGGLKSFLEKALPFAAMVMVECGEVGMITLGKAAMNDGLTSLVYVVYYNALGTILLLPNFIIHSCRNNRPPLTLSVLSKLFGLGLLGICLLQVCAYAGINYSSPTLAAALGNLIPAFTFLLAIIFRIEKFDISKSTSQAKALGTVVAITGAFVMTFYQGPALIKLIVGHVSHKNLLLATESNWVLGALLIAITCICSSSWNVFQAATVKEYPDEITVVFLFCFFGTLQCAIFTLIYERNLDVWILETRTEWISVVFAALFGAAIRSTVITWCLRKKGPVFVSMFKPISMVIAVIMGLMFLGDVLHLGSVIGAVIIALGVYMVLWGQAKERNLAINDVSRLESSTENTPLLQK is encoded by the exons ATGGGAGGGGGGTTGAAGTCATTTTTGGAAAAGGCGTTGCCTTTTGCGGCTATGGTGATGGTAGAATGTGGTGAAGTCGGGATGATTACGTTAGGGAAAGCGGCCATGAACGATGGATTAACTAGTCTTGTGTATGTTGTTTACTATAATGCCCTTGGTACCATTCTTCTTCTTCCCAATTTCATCATCCACAGTTGCAG AAATAATCGACCCCCTCTCACGTTATCAGTCCTTTCTAAACTCTTTGGACTTGGCCTTTTGGG GATTTGTCTTCTACAAGTATGTGCGTATGCTGGTATTAACTATAGCTCGCCAACTCTAGCGGCTGCGTTGGGCAACTTGATTCCAGCTTTTACGTTCTTGCTTGCTATCATCTTTAG GATCGAGAAGTTTGATATAAGTAAATCAACAAGCCAAGCAAAAGCGTTAGGCACCGTCGTGGCCATAACAGGAGCATTTGTGATGACTTTTTATCAAGGTCCAGCTTTAATCAAGTTGATTGTTGGTCACGTTTCACACAAAAATCTACTTTTGGCTACAGAATCGAATTGGGTGCTTGGTGCTTTACTTATTGCAATTACCTGCATTTGCTCTTCCTCATGGAATGTTTTTCAG GCAGCAACAGTAAAGGAGTATCCAGATGAAATTACTGTGGTTTTCTTGTTTTGCTTCTTTGGGACACTTCAGTGTGCAATTTTTACTCTCATTTATGAACGAAATCTCGATGTTTGGATCCTGGAAACTCGCACTGAGTGGATATCTGTTGTTTTTGCA GCACTATTTGGTGCTGCAATCCGTAGCACTGTTATAACATGGTGTCTACGCAAAAAGGGCCCGGTTTTTGTCTCCATGTTCAAACCTATCTCAATGGTGATTGCTGTAATCATGGGGCTCATGTTTCTTGGTGATGTTCTTCATTTGGGCAG TGTGATTGGAGCAGTAATAATTGCTCTAGGAGTTTATATGGTTTTATGGGGACAAGCGAAAGAACGTAATTTGGCAATAAATGATGTTTCAAGACTCGAATCGTCAACAGAAAATACCCCTCTCCTACAAAAATGA